From the genome of Chania multitudinisentens RB-25, one region includes:
- the pilV gene encoding shufflon system plasmid conjugative transfer pilus tip adhesin PilV, producing MSSTVMTESVAEQPDRGWLAMEVGIVLLLVMMAVYYAGERYAQYLEEKEYQVIAHHTTRVKTAAVGYIGRYQDALLAVATTTTPAIITPAMLRNTGFLTAGFGDTNSYGQDYQVAVVRNSQDSTRLEGLLVTMDGSALAYKALRLIAQDIEGLGGYVYESTNATGAFGGWTVPVSQFGVSTASGHLAVLLTADELLAAREESDRLYRFQVNGRPDLNRMHTAIDMNGHSLVSANDVGARTGTFSGDVNSTGGWFTTGGNAGWMNVAHGGGFYQDDNDWVKSLNGKGILTTGQVRGGTVVSEGRLTAQEFVALDRVSVAGTACDQNGLLSRDGQGATLSCQSGVWRGSLGGGLSRVGRDNLVVTANGRYTLILVTVSSLFIPSDGSHTSTATFGVYVDGIRIGTVDNRLVVSKSGSRGHYWGYQTVGVVQQQFAAELNADSVVSVVLEGAAYHGGSDIRVDLTS from the coding sequence ATGAGCAGTACCGTGATGACAGAGTCCGTGGCGGAGCAGCCTGACCGGGGATGGCTGGCGATGGAGGTAGGTATCGTCCTGCTGCTGGTGATGATGGCGGTGTATTACGCGGGTGAGCGCTATGCCCAGTATCTGGAAGAAAAGGAGTACCAGGTGATAGCCCACCATACCACCCGGGTCAAGACGGCGGCGGTGGGGTATATCGGGCGGTATCAGGATGCGTTGCTGGCGGTGGCCACGACGACCACACCGGCCATCATTACGCCGGCGATGCTGCGCAATACCGGTTTTTTAACCGCCGGGTTTGGGGATACCAACAGCTACGGACAGGATTACCAGGTGGCGGTGGTCCGTAACAGCCAGGACAGCACCCGGCTGGAGGGGTTGCTGGTGACGATGGACGGCAGTGCGCTGGCGTACAAGGCACTGCGTCTGATAGCCCAGGACATCGAGGGGCTGGGCGGGTATGTGTATGAGAGCACGAACGCCACCGGGGCGTTTGGAGGCTGGACGGTCCCGGTGAGCCAGTTCGGGGTGTCGACGGCGTCAGGGCATCTGGCGGTGTTGCTGACGGCGGATGAGCTGCTGGCGGCGCGTGAGGAGAGCGACCGGTTGTACCGTTTCCAGGTCAATGGTCGCCCGGATTTGAACCGGATGCACACGGCCATCGACATGAATGGCCATTCGCTGGTGTCAGCGAACGATGTCGGTGCCCGGACGGGGACGTTCAGTGGTGATGTCAACAGCACGGGCGGGTGGTTTACGACCGGGGGGAATGCCGGCTGGATGAATGTGGCGCACGGCGGGGGATTTTACCAGGATGACAATGACTGGGTGAAGTCGCTGAACGGGAAGGGCATTCTGACCACGGGGCAGGTCAGGGGGGGGACGGTGGTGTCGGAAGGGCGGCTCACGGCGCAGGAGTTTGTGGCGCTGGACAGGGTGTCGGTTGCCGGGACGGCCTGTGACCAGAACGGGTTGCTGAGCCGCGACGGGCAAGGGGCCACGCTGAGTTGTCAATCCGGCGTGTGGCGGGGAAGCCTGGGGGGCGGTCTGTCACGGGTCGGGCGAGACAACCTGGTGGTGACGGCCAACGGGCGTTATACGCTGATATTGGTGACGGTGTCCTCACTGTTTATTCCTTCTGATGGCTCACATACGTCGACGGCCACGTTTGGTGTCTATGTGGACGGTATCCGGATAGGGACTGTGGATAACCGGCTGGTTGTCTCTAAAAGTGGCTCCAGAGGACATTACTGGGGGTATCAGACGGTTGGTGTGGTACAGCAGCAGTTTGCGGCTGAGCTGAATGCAGACAGCGTGGTGTCGGTGGTGTTGGAAGGGGCCGCCTACCATGGGGGCAGTGATATCCGCGTTGACTTGACCAGTTGA
- a CDS encoding PFL_4669 family integrating conjugative element protein, whose amino-acid sequence MTDKKIPASQPQRPGALRSDITVTLNTLYAYRLWQGRSGGGGAIPGMNHFLSRLVRMQAGSRADDPYADQMTYHLEEQIKSAESRMSALYQNMSHILEQCPRGLTVSEVNSTEPLKLPAFTLTPLGSRCFYLFLKYDEIAMYCLQAFGLGLIDEGTKARMLRDAGKIIRQIFTQVRDWNYRHDGITRKDVMAQTALAQEAARRWGPPDEDVFWGRHRSSFSPALNAQTVSVLQAMAASADIGAVPDDDPAGEPSDERGEQGEAILPPGQLATPEA is encoded by the coding sequence ATGACCGACAAGAAAATACCAGCATCACAACCGCAACGGCCCGGGGCACTGCGCTCTGATATCACCGTCACCCTGAATACACTCTATGCCTACCGCCTTTGGCAGGGACGCAGCGGTGGTGGCGGGGCCATTCCAGGTATGAATCATTTTCTTTCCCGACTGGTTCGCATGCAGGCGGGGTCGCGTGCAGATGATCCTTATGCCGATCAGATGACGTATCACCTTGAAGAGCAAATCAAAAGTGCAGAAAGCCGCATGTCTGCGTTGTACCAGAACATGAGCCATATTCTTGAACAATGTCCCCGGGGATTAACCGTGTCTGAGGTGAATTCAACGGAGCCGTTAAAGTTGCCAGCTTTCACGTTAACCCCGCTGGGCTCCCGCTGCTTCTATCTGTTTCTGAAATACGATGAAATTGCGATGTATTGTCTGCAGGCGTTTGGGCTGGGGCTGATCGATGAGGGGACGAAGGCGCGGATGTTACGCGATGCCGGAAAAATTATCCGGCAAATCTTTACGCAAGTTCGTGACTGGAACTATCGCCATGATGGGATCACCCGCAAAGATGTCATGGCCCAGACCGCGCTGGCCCAGGAAGCCGCCCGTCGTTGGGGGCCCCCGGATGAAGATGTGTTCTGGGGACGTCACCGCTCGTCCTTCTCGCCCGCGTTGAACGCCCAGACCGTCAGTGTACTGCAGGCGATGGCGGCGTCGGCTGACATTGGCGCGGTACCTGATGACGACCCGGCGGGGGAGCCATCGGATGAGAGGGGTGAGCAGGGCGAGGCCATTCTGCCCCCTGGCCAGCTTGCCACTCCGGAGGCCTGA
- a CDS encoding DNA topoisomerase III — protein sequence MQLFLCEKPSQGKDIAAVLGARQRGNGMMVGNGYVVTWAFGHLLEQVPPEHYGAEYGPPWRLDVLPVLPQTWQLAVKEEASAQFAVIKKLLAQADSVVLATDADREGEVLGREILETCGYRGPLERLWISALDTASIQAGLANLQPGANTLPLYHAGLARSRADWTVGMNMTRLYTLLGAQSGYDGVLSVGRVQTATLRLVVDRDRLIAGFVPTPWWQVELTLGNAGQPAFRVQWVPAAAYCDEEKRCLQQAVAQQVVQLCQQSGQAQVHSLRTERKNTAAPKVFDLSTLQQVCSRKWDMAVSETLGVAQALYETHKATTYPRTDCGYLPTSMLSEVPDVLAALAQSDPSLAPVLARLDRQQQSRVWDDGKVTAHHGIIPTRQACDLSTMSESERRVYGLIRTHYLAQFLPAYQVDKTTVVLVCGGQVFTASGDRLIDAGWRALFMDAPTEEAEKDAPATRHLPPLQEGMAVAVQQAEVQAKVTSPPEPYTPGTLLGAMKNVSRLVTDPRLKAVLKENAGLGTEATRAEILNVLQARQFVVKKKKYLQSTPVGQALCDALPIALQEPGLTALWEQALDDIEAGRMTLETFMARQYQWVQQLVVQAQGKTVTIPMPPSPPCPVCGGKMRQRRGEKGAFWSCLRYPDCKGVHAVAGAGKGARSRKKKKPA from the coding sequence ATGCAACTGTTTCTGTGTGAAAAACCCTCTCAGGGAAAAGACATTGCTGCCGTCCTCGGGGCCCGCCAGCGGGGCAACGGGATGATGGTGGGCAATGGCTACGTGGTGACCTGGGCATTCGGGCATCTGCTGGAACAGGTGCCCCCGGAACATTACGGTGCCGAGTATGGCCCTCCCTGGCGTCTGGATGTGCTGCCGGTGTTACCGCAGACCTGGCAACTGGCCGTCAAAGAAGAGGCCAGCGCGCAGTTTGCGGTGATAAAAAAGCTGCTGGCCCAGGCCGACAGCGTGGTGCTGGCCACCGATGCCGACCGGGAGGGCGAGGTGTTGGGGCGCGAAATTCTGGAAACCTGCGGCTACCGCGGGCCGCTGGAGCGGTTGTGGATCTCCGCCCTCGATACCGCCAGCATCCAGGCGGGGTTGGCCAACCTGCAACCGGGGGCCAACACCCTGCCCCTTTACCATGCGGGCCTGGCCCGCAGCCGGGCGGACTGGACCGTCGGCATGAACATGACCCGGCTTTATACTTTGCTCGGGGCTCAAAGTGGGTATGACGGGGTGTTGTCGGTCGGGCGGGTGCAGACGGCCACCTTGCGTCTGGTGGTTGACCGTGACCGGCTGATAGCCGGTTTTGTCCCGACCCCCTGGTGGCAGGTCGAGCTGACGCTGGGCAATGCCGGTCAGCCCGCTTTTCGGGTGCAATGGGTACCGGCTGCCGCGTACTGTGATGAGGAGAAACGCTGTCTGCAGCAGGCGGTGGCCCAGCAGGTGGTGCAACTGTGTCAGCAGAGTGGTCAGGCGCAGGTGCACAGCTTGCGCACGGAGCGCAAAAATACGGCAGCACCAAAGGTGTTTGATCTGTCGACGTTGCAGCAGGTCTGCTCCAGGAAATGGGATATGGCGGTGTCCGAGACGCTGGGGGTCGCGCAGGCGCTGTATGAGACCCACAAGGCGACGACGTATCCGCGAACCGACTGTGGTTACCTGCCGACCTCGATGTTGAGCGAGGTGCCGGACGTGCTGGCCGCACTGGCACAGTCCGACCCGTCACTGGCCCCGGTTCTGGCGCGGCTTGACCGACAACAGCAGTCCCGGGTCTGGGATGACGGGAAAGTGACGGCACACCACGGTATCATTCCGACGCGCCAGGCCTGTGACCTGTCGACAATGAGCGAGAGTGAACGGCGGGTGTATGGCCTGATACGCACGCACTACCTGGCGCAGTTCCTGCCGGCGTACCAGGTGGACAAGACCACCGTGGTGCTGGTCTGTGGTGGTCAGGTGTTTACCGCCAGTGGTGACAGGCTGATTGACGCCGGCTGGAGAGCGCTGTTCATGGACGCGCCAACCGAGGAGGCGGAAAAAGACGCGCCAGCCACCCGGCACCTGCCGCCCCTGCAGGAGGGGATGGCGGTGGCGGTGCAGCAGGCGGAGGTGCAGGCGAAGGTCACCTCCCCGCCGGAGCCCTATACCCCGGGGACGCTCCTGGGGGCAATGAAGAACGTCAGCCGGCTGGTGACCGACCCGCGTTTGAAGGCCGTGTTGAAGGAGAATGCGGGTCTGGGCACCGAGGCGACACGGGCAGAGATACTGAACGTCCTGCAGGCCCGGCAGTTTGTGGTGAAAAAGAAAAAATACCTGCAGTCAACGCCGGTCGGGCAGGCGTTGTGCGATGCGTTGCCGATAGCGTTGCAGGAGCCGGGGTTGACCGCGCTGTGGGAGCAGGCGCTGGATGATATCGAAGCAGGCAGGATGACGCTGGAGACATTTATGGCGCGCCAATATCAGTGGGTGCAGCAGTTGGTGGTGCAGGCCCAGGGCAAGACGGTCACCATCCCGATGCCGCCGTCGCCACCCTGTCCGGTATGTGGCGGCAAGATGCGCCAGCGCAGGGGGGAGAAGGGGGCGTTCTGGAGTTGCCTGCGTTATCCGGATTGTAAAGGGGTTCATGCGGTAGCGGGGGCCGGAAAGGGGGCCCGCTCACGCAAGAAAAAGAAACCGGCATAA